In the Mycolicibacter sp. MU0102 genome, one interval contains:
- a CDS encoding SDR family NAD(P)-dependent oxidoreductase — MLNNHPTTLPDGRIPVLISAHARDLVAAEAGALARYLQTHPAEVSAVARTLRATRPVRRYRAVIRARDTAELIAGLDAVYRGVEHPLVAGSHQPETARTAFVFPGQGNQWPGMGTELLGVAAYRAEADRCHEAFLRAGHASPLSYLRGTDDTDPVVVQAAQFTHAAALAATWRHFGVLPDITVGHSLGEVAAAYTAGVVDLDAAVAVVAARAQLTDLLAANAPVRFGMAMIALNADAAADLIAATPGWLELSVVNGPESVVVSGEWPAIQQILEAAGRRGVFARELPVRYPAHTSALEPLRDQLTGQLPEAQFHSAPVEFIGSVYGGPIPPATTFRQYWFDNLRRQVRFDLAAAAAVARGVTTFIEMSAHPTLLVALSDSVGAAQVLGSTDRDQPAGEALAANIAAAAIADPGYRWRDFAPDAPGLLRHFPHAPMHTNRLWAGTATSTPRHRMPVVMTESWLPVTEPHQRPARVAVVDYAGQSAELTAQLAAALDALDAEVVDPADAEFLVLVAPLADTVDITTATTEFAGNAASQTVVRPGQNCRRVWLVTRGAEQLDGDPSPRPGAAALAALHRSIGFDYPDHTFAHLDLPVQPTAADLRAAGAALQLTDTEVAVRAGNLTTRRFVESTTAATAPTVPEAVVISGGTGAIGLAYAAFCADHGARDIVLLSRSGANDATTPQLDALRARTGARITAVRCDITDDAAVAAVIAQYRPVPAGLLVHTASAEAVAASKITAEAVRDAFGAKVIGLDNLARHWPLDADARVLVCSSVLALWGGLGHGLYAAANRMADALVGQLRAQGLGATSIRWGLWRSVAVVSGEEKDRIARTGLTPMAPEAAITAGLLAAPDDPAILAADFDRLAVFFDSQGVPSPFDAALAAATADGQADRPIGEVVADELVTVLGLEGPDDIDMHRALVDLGLDSLLALDLRKRLGRATGLRVALGPLLAGMTGAQLTATLTDDAAPAAATERTVFTHD; from the coding sequence GTGCTGAACAACCACCCGACCACCCTGCCCGACGGCCGGATCCCCGTGCTGATCTCGGCACACGCCCGCGATCTGGTGGCCGCCGAGGCGGGTGCGCTGGCGCGCTACCTGCAGACCCACCCCGCCGAGGTTTCTGCGGTCGCCCGGACCCTGCGGGCCACCCGCCCGGTACGCCGCTACCGCGCGGTGATCCGGGCCCGCGATACTGCGGAACTCATCGCCGGGCTCGACGCCGTCTACCGCGGCGTCGAACACCCGCTGGTGGCCGGGTCGCATCAACCCGAGACCGCTCGCACCGCTTTCGTATTCCCCGGCCAGGGGAATCAATGGCCCGGCATGGGAACCGAGCTGCTCGGCGTCGCGGCGTACCGCGCCGAAGCGGACCGCTGCCATGAGGCCTTCCTGCGCGCCGGTCACGCCTCTCCGCTGAGCTACCTGCGCGGCACCGATGACACAGATCCCGTGGTGGTCCAGGCCGCTCAATTCACCCACGCCGCGGCGCTGGCCGCCACCTGGCGGCATTTCGGCGTGCTGCCCGACATCACCGTCGGCCACAGCCTGGGGGAGGTGGCCGCCGCCTACACCGCCGGCGTGGTCGACTTGGATGCCGCCGTGGCGGTGGTGGCTGCACGGGCGCAACTGACCGACCTGCTGGCCGCCAACGCGCCGGTCCGGTTCGGCATGGCGATGATCGCCCTGAACGCCGACGCCGCCGCCGACCTCATCGCCGCCACCCCTGGCTGGCTGGAGCTCTCGGTGGTCAACGGCCCCGAATCGGTGGTCGTGTCTGGCGAGTGGCCGGCCATACAGCAGATTCTGGAAGCCGCCGGCCGGCGTGGCGTGTTCGCCCGCGAACTGCCGGTGCGCTACCCGGCGCACACCAGCGCCCTGGAGCCGCTGCGAGACCAGCTGACCGGCCAGCTTCCCGAAGCGCAATTCCACAGCGCCCCGGTGGAATTCATCGGATCGGTGTACGGCGGACCGATCCCGCCCGCCACGACGTTCCGCCAGTACTGGTTCGACAATCTGCGGCGACAGGTCCGCTTCGACTTGGCCGCGGCTGCCGCGGTGGCGCGCGGCGTCACGACGTTCATCGAGATGTCGGCGCACCCGACCCTGCTGGTGGCGCTCAGCGACTCCGTCGGTGCCGCCCAGGTGCTGGGTAGCACCGACCGCGACCAGCCGGCCGGTGAGGCGCTGGCAGCGAACATCGCCGCCGCGGCGATCGCCGACCCCGGCTACCGGTGGCGCGACTTCGCGCCGGATGCTCCGGGGCTGCTACGGCATTTCCCGCACGCACCGATGCACACCAACCGGCTGTGGGCCGGCACAGCGACGTCCACGCCGCGCCATCGGATGCCGGTGGTCATGACCGAAAGCTGGCTGCCGGTCACCGAGCCGCACCAGCGTCCCGCGCGGGTGGCCGTCGTCGACTATGCCGGGCAATCAGCTGAGCTGACCGCGCAATTGGCGGCGGCACTGGACGCCCTGGACGCCGAAGTGGTCGACCCCGCCGACGCCGAATTCCTGGTTCTGGTGGCTCCGCTCGCCGACACGGTCGACATCACCACGGCCACTACCGAGTTCGCTGGGAACGCGGCCAGCCAGACCGTTGTTCGGCCGGGACAGAACTGCCGCCGGGTATGGCTGGTCACCCGCGGCGCCGAGCAACTCGACGGTGATCCGTCACCGCGTCCCGGTGCCGCCGCGCTGGCCGCGCTGCACCGCAGCATCGGATTCGACTACCCCGATCACACGTTCGCGCATCTGGACCTGCCGGTGCAGCCGACTGCCGCAGACCTGCGAGCCGCCGGCGCCGCACTCCAGTTGACCGACACCGAGGTCGCGGTGCGTGCCGGGAACCTGACAACCCGCCGATTCGTCGAGTCCACCACCGCCGCAACGGCGCCGACGGTCCCAGAGGCCGTGGTGATCAGCGGCGGAACCGGCGCGATCGGATTGGCCTACGCGGCGTTCTGCGCCGACCACGGCGCCCGCGACATCGTCCTGCTCAGCCGCAGTGGGGCAAACGATGCGACTACGCCGCAATTGGATGCGCTGCGTGCGCGTACCGGGGCGCGCATCACCGCGGTCCGCTGCGACATCACCGATGACGCCGCAGTCGCGGCGGTCATTGCGCAATATCGACCGGTACCGGCCGGGTTGCTGGTACATACCGCGTCGGCAGAGGCCGTGGCCGCGTCGAAGATCACGGCCGAGGCAGTGCGGGACGCGTTCGGCGCCAAAGTGATCGGACTGGACAACCTGGCCCGGCACTGGCCGCTGGACGCCGACGCACGCGTGCTGGTCTGCTCTTCGGTACTGGCACTGTGGGGCGGCTTGGGACACGGGCTCTACGCGGCGGCCAACCGGATGGCGGACGCGCTGGTGGGACAGCTGCGGGCACAGGGCCTAGGCGCCACCTCCATCCGTTGGGGACTGTGGCGCAGCGTGGCCGTGGTCAGCGGCGAGGAGAAGGACCGGATCGCCCGCACCGGCCTCACCCCGATGGCCCCGGAGGCCGCGATCACCGCCGGACTCCTTGCCGCGCCGGACGACCCGGCGATCCTGGCCGCCGATTTCGACCGACTGGCGGTGTTCTTCGACAGCCAGGGCGTGCCCTCGCCCTTCGACGCAGCACTGGCCGCCGCAACGGCGGACGGGCAGGCCGATCGCCCGATCGGCGAAGTGGTGGCCGACGAACTGGTGACGGTGCTCGGCTTGGAAGGCCCCGACGACATCGACATGCACCGGGCCCTGGTCGACCTCGGCCTGGATTCACTTCTCGCACTGGACCTGCGCAAGCGCTTGGGGCGGGCCACCGGCCTGCGTGTGGCGCTCGGTCCACTGCTGGCTGGAATGACCGGAGCCCAGCTGACGGCGACGCTGACCGATGACGCAGCGCCCGCCGCGGCTACGGAAAGGACTGTGTTCACCCATGACTGA
- a CDS encoding thioesterase II family protein: protein MAVDDTSAVAQFPSWIGRFPGPGAPTLVFPHAGGTAVNYRPLALALAAGADTYVMQYPQRADRFREPAAETLPELARSLFDAAPWHQLGPLRLFGHSMGSLVAFEFARLAEERGIEIQRLWASAAPAPGVVAGLRKVPTGDADLRAELAQLGGTDPRILADEEFLTLLLTPVRSDYLAFNRYQCAPDATISADITVLGGRSDDRVGADLLERWADHTTGAWSVSLYDGGHFYHYEHIETLAKRIIADE, encoded by the coding sequence ATGGCCGTCGACGACACCTCGGCCGTCGCGCAGTTCCCCTCCTGGATCGGGCGCTTTCCCGGGCCCGGCGCCCCCACTCTGGTCTTCCCGCACGCCGGCGGAACCGCGGTCAACTACCGCCCGCTGGCGCTGGCCCTGGCCGCCGGTGCCGACACCTACGTCATGCAGTATCCGCAGCGTGCCGACCGTTTCCGCGAGCCGGCCGCCGAAACCCTGCCGGAGCTGGCCCGTAGCCTGTTCGACGCTGCGCCCTGGCACCAGCTCGGACCGCTGCGCCTGTTCGGGCACAGCATGGGCTCACTGGTCGCGTTCGAGTTCGCCCGGCTCGCCGAAGAGCGCGGCATCGAGATCCAGCGGCTGTGGGCCTCGGCGGCCCCTGCGCCCGGCGTGGTGGCCGGGCTGCGCAAGGTGCCCACCGGGGATGCCGACCTGCGCGCCGAACTTGCCCAGCTGGGCGGCACCGACCCGCGAATCCTGGCCGACGAGGAATTCCTCACCCTGCTGCTGACGCCGGTGCGCTCGGATTACCTGGCGTTCAACCGTTACCAGTGCGCACCCGATGCCACCATCAGCGCCGACATCACCGTGCTGGGCGGCCGCTCCGACGACCGGGTCGGCGCTGACCTGCTGGAACGCTGGGCCGACCACACCACCGGCGCCTGGTCGGTGTCGCTGTACGACGGCGGGCACTTCTATCACTACGAGCACATCGAGACCTTGGCGAAGCGGATCATCGCCGATGAATGA
- a CDS encoding polyketide synthase: protein MNDRREDPVVITGLGVEAPGGIDTAEQYWSLLADGREALSTIPEDRDWAVRELIEGSHRDGFKPIFNAGGFLSGAAEFDPGFFGIAPREAVAMDPQQRVALRVAWRALEDAGINPDELTGHDVGVYLGASVTGYGPDMAQFSAHSGHLLPGTALSVISGRIAYTLGLAGPAITVDTSCSSALSALHLAVQAIQTGDTDMALAGGVCVMGSPGFFVEFSKQHALSDDGHCRPYSAAATGTVWAEGAGIFVLQRKSAALRDRRHIYGEIMASRLNQDGHTTGLLTPSEAAQQRLFRHALADAGVHPSQVGMIEGHGTGTRVGDPVELRSLISVYGTDTTAGAGPRLGSVKSNIGHTQAAAGALGLTKVLLAAEHQAIPPTLHVREGWHNGIDWDGHGITLAETITAWPASDGRRIGSVSAFGMSGTNAHLIVGVAEPAEPAKKALPC from the coding sequence ATGAATGATCGGCGCGAGGACCCGGTCGTCATCACCGGCCTCGGCGTCGAGGCCCCCGGTGGGATCGACACCGCCGAGCAGTACTGGTCACTGCTTGCCGACGGCCGCGAGGCGCTGAGCACCATCCCCGAGGACCGGGACTGGGCCGTGCGCGAACTCATCGAGGGGTCGCATCGCGACGGCTTCAAGCCGATCTTCAACGCCGGCGGATTCCTCTCCGGCGCAGCCGAATTCGACCCTGGGTTCTTCGGTATCGCACCACGCGAGGCCGTCGCGATGGACCCGCAGCAGCGGGTGGCACTGCGGGTGGCCTGGCGGGCGCTGGAAGATGCCGGCATCAATCCCGACGAGCTCACCGGCCACGACGTCGGGGTGTACCTCGGTGCCTCGGTCACCGGCTACGGCCCGGACATGGCGCAGTTCAGCGCACACAGTGGTCACCTGCTGCCCGGCACCGCACTGTCGGTGATCTCCGGCCGAATCGCCTACACCCTGGGCCTGGCCGGCCCGGCGATCACCGTCGACACCTCCTGCTCGTCGGCACTGTCCGCACTACACCTGGCGGTGCAGGCGATCCAGACCGGTGACACCGACATGGCGCTCGCCGGTGGGGTGTGCGTGATGGGCTCGCCCGGCTTCTTCGTCGAATTCTCCAAGCAGCACGCCCTCTCCGACGACGGCCACTGCCGGCCCTACAGTGCCGCCGCCACCGGAACGGTCTGGGCCGAAGGCGCTGGCATCTTTGTGCTGCAACGAAAATCGGCCGCGCTGCGCGACCGCCGCCACATCTACGGCGAGATCATGGCCAGCCGGCTCAACCAGGACGGTCACACCACCGGCCTGCTCACCCCCAGCGAAGCGGCCCAGCAGCGACTGTTCCGGCACGCCCTGGCCGACGCCGGCGTGCACCCCAGCCAGGTCGGGATGATCGAGGGCCACGGAACCGGAACCCGCGTCGGTGACCCGGTAGAGCTGCGCTCGCTGATCAGCGTCTACGGCACCGACACGACAGCCGGCGCCGGCCCGCGGCTCGGCTCGGTCAAATCCAACATCGGACATACCCAGGCCGCGGCCGGGGCACTCGGGTTGACCAAAGTGCTGCTGGCCGCCGAGCACCAGGCGATCCCGCCTACCCTGCATGTGCGCGAGGGCTGGCACAACGGCATCGACTGGGATGGTCACGGCATCACGCTCGCCGAAACCATCACCGCCTGGCCGGCCAGTGACGGCCGCCGGATCGGCTCGGTGTCGGCGTTCGGAATGAGCGGCACCAATGCGCATCTGATCGTCGGGGTGGCGGAGCCGGCCGAGCCGGCGAAAAAGGCACTGCCGTGCTGA
- a CDS encoding cutinase family protein, which produces MKARRSLLFLGVPVVTALATLPSAPSVIPAASAASCPDIEVTFARGTAEPPGVGAVGQKFLDALRSQVGGRSVGVYAVNYPAGEDWPPSASDGAGDANAHVQSMVATCPNTKLVLGGYSQGAMVIDLITIARTSVVGFNAATLSAEEAEHVAAVAVFGNPTDRYLGGPISEISPWYGAKAIDLCADGDPICTQGALALPTHDEMFSAPHQSYAQSGMPGQAATFVASHL; this is translated from the coding sequence ATGAAAGCGCGCCGATCGCTCCTCTTCCTCGGTGTTCCGGTGGTGACGGCCTTGGCTACGCTGCCCAGCGCGCCGAGCGTCATCCCCGCCGCCTCCGCTGCCAGCTGCCCCGACATCGAGGTGACCTTCGCCCGGGGCACCGCCGAACCGCCCGGTGTCGGCGCAGTCGGCCAGAAATTCCTCGATGCACTGCGCTCGCAGGTCGGGGGGCGGTCCGTCGGGGTGTATGCGGTCAATTACCCGGCAGGCGAGGACTGGCCGCCGTCGGCGTCCGATGGCGCCGGTGATGCGAACGCCCACGTGCAGTCCATGGTTGCGACCTGTCCCAACACCAAGCTGGTGCTGGGCGGCTATTCGCAAGGCGCCATGGTCATCGATCTGATCACCATCGCGCGGACATCGGTGGTGGGCTTCAACGCCGCGACCCTGTCGGCCGAGGAGGCCGAACACGTGGCTGCGGTCGCGGTTTTCGGCAATCCCACCGACCGGTACCTGGGCGGACCGATTAGCGAGATCAGCCCCTGGTACGGAGCCAAGGCCATTGATCTGTGTGCCGACGGCGATCCGATCTGCACTCAGGGAGCCCTGGCGCTGCCTACGCACGACGAGATGTTCTCGGCGCCGCACCAGTCCTATGCGCAGTCCGGCATGCCCGGTCAGGCCGCGACCTTCGTGGCGAGCCACCTCTGA
- a CDS encoding nuclear transport factor 2 family protein — MGQTPLMDVRTTIDTYLRAWTQQDPELIVTIFTDDATYHERVLGEPIRSRAGIRDYWQSKVVEGQANIDARLLNLYTATDGTTVIAEWEATFDDRLQNVRKRMREVAILEFAGERIASLREYWASEVIG, encoded by the coding sequence GTGGGCCAGACTCCCCTGATGGACGTCCGCACCACGATCGATACCTACCTGCGGGCCTGGACGCAACAGGACCCCGAGCTCATCGTCACGATCTTCACCGACGACGCCACCTACCACGAGCGGGTGCTGGGCGAACCGATCCGCAGCCGAGCCGGGATCCGCGACTACTGGCAGAGCAAGGTCGTCGAGGGCCAGGCCAACATCGATGCCCGATTGCTCAACCTCTACACCGCCACCGACGGCACCACGGTGATCGCCGAGTGGGAGGCGACATTCGACGACCGCCTCCAGAACGTGCGCAAGCGGATGCGCGAAGTCGCCATCCTGGAATTCGCCGGTGAGCGGATCGCCAGCCTGCGCGAGTACTGGGCCTCTGAAGTAATCGGATAG